A single Lolium perenne isolate Kyuss_39 chromosome 6, Kyuss_2.0, whole genome shotgun sequence DNA region contains:
- the LOC127306246 gene encoding U-box domain-containing protein 11 produces the protein MATAEAAAAAEIVREIAAVCAADPLRADCLRLARKVSLLPHLLAEVADAASADPEAVAWVADLLRALQAAKRFITLGRAPPAPPATDQDVIDKNIAVQFKYVTWQLQAALTNLPHSCFQISDEVQEEVDLVRGQLKREMEKKGAFDVNVFSKIHDILVRHADTVGSQSQEPDSQAETLQMENFSSDQLELQNVALLVSEISGIAKSDIKKITSELIEGLENTIVTDSAKPVDVESQKSDDTKGSPDEVKKPESVAMPEDFRCPISLELMRDPVIVSTGQTYERAFIQRWIDGGNRTCPKTQQKLQNLTLTPNFVLRSLILQWCEEKGIEPPTRSKYEGSSVEVGEDRLAIEALVRNLSCSSLDERKSAAAEIRSLAKKSTDNRMLLAESGAIPALVKLLSSKDPKTQEHAVTSLLNLSIYDQNKELIVVGGAIVPIIQVLRAGSMEARENAAAAIFSLSLIDDNKIMIGSTPGAIEALVELLQGGSSRGRKDAATALFNLCIYQANKVRAVRAGILSPLVQMLQDSSSNGATDEALTILSVLVSHHECKTAIAKAHTIPFLIDLLRSSQARNKENAAAILLALCKKDAQNLACIGRLGAQIPLTELSKTGSDRAKRKATSLLEHLSKLQVL, from the exons ATGGCGAcggccgaggcggcggcggcggcggagatcgTGCGGGAGATCGCGGCGGTGTGCGCCGCCGACCCGCtgcgggccgactgcctgcgcctCGCGCGGAAGGTCTCCCTGCTCCCGCACCTCCTCGCCGAGGTCGCCGACGCGGCCTCAGCGGACCCCGAGGCCGTCGCCTGGGTGGCCGACCTGCTCAGGGCGCTCCAGGCCGCCAAAAGATTCATCACGCTCGGCCGCGCCCCCCCGGCGCCGCCCGCGACGGATCAG GATGTCATCGACAAGAATATTGCTGTTCAGTTCAAGTACGTGACTTGGCAGTTGCAAGCAGCTCTAACAAACCTACCACATAGCTGTTTTCAAATATCTGATGAAGTTCAAGAGGAG GTTGATTTAGTTCGGGGTCAGCTTAAAAGAGAAATGGAGAAGAAGGGAGCCTTTGATGTAAACGTTTTTTCAAAAATTCATGATATCTTAGTTCGTCATGCCGATACTGTTGGATCACAATCTCAAGAACCAGATAGCCAGGCTGAGACATTGCAGATGGAAAACTTCAGCAGTGATCAACTGGAGTTGCAAAATGTTGCTTTACTAGTTTCAGAAATTAGCGGGATAGCTAAATCTGACATCAAGAAAATAACATCTGAGCTAATTGAAGGACTAGAAAACACTATAGTTACTGATTCTGCAAAACCTGTCGATGTTGAGAGCCAAAAAAGTGACGACACAAAAGGCTCACCTGACGAAGTTAAGAAGCCCGAATCTGTAGCTATGCCTGAAGATTTTCGTTGCCCAATATCTCTTGAGCTGATGAGAGATCCTGTCATTGTGTCAACAGGACAG ACATATGAGCGTGCTTTCATTCAAAGGTGGATTGATGGTGGGAACCGGACCTGTCCAAAAACTCAACAGAAGCTCCAAAACCTTACATTAACCCCGAACTTTGTCTTGAGAAGTTTGATATTACAGTGGTGTGAGGAAAAAGGGATTGAACCACCTACGAGATCTAAGTATGAAGGTTCTTCCGTAGAGGTTGGTGAGGACCGATTAGCAATCGAAGCGTTAGTTCGCAATCTCTCTTGCAGCTCGTTGGATGAACGGAAATCTGCAGCTGctgaaataagatctttggccaaGAAAAGTACAGACAACCGTATGCTTCTAGCAGAGTCTGGTGCTATTCCTGCTCTAGTGAAACTGTTGTCTTCAAAAGATCCGAAAACCCAAGAACATGCAGTTACCTCCCTTTTGAACCTCTCGATATATGATCAAAATAAGGAACTGATAGTGGTTGGTGGCGCCATAGTCCCAATCATACAAGTGCTTAGGGCGGGTAGCATGGAAGCAAGAGAAAATGCAGCTGCGGCTATTTTTAGCTTGTCACTAATCGATGATAACAAGATTATGATAGGAAGCACCCCTGGGGCGATTGAAGCTTTGGTTGAGTTGCTGCAGGGTGGCAGTTCAAGAGGCAGAAAAGATGCGGCAACAGCGCTGTTCAATTTATGCATATACCAAGCAAACAAGGTCCGTGCGGTTCGAGCAGGAATATTGTCGCCACTGGTTCAAATGCTGCAAGATTCATCTAGCAATGGAGCTACTGATGAAGCGCTGACGATCTTGTCAGTCCTCGTGAGTCACCACGAGTGTAAAACCGCCATAGCCAAGGCTCACACCATTCCTTTCTTGATAGATTTGTTAAGATCAAGCCAGGCCCGCAACAAGGAGAACGCAGCTGCTATTTTACTTGCCCTATGCAAGAAGGATGCACAGAATCTGGCTTGCATAGGAAGGCTGGGTGCTCAAATACCACTAACCGAGCTCTCCAAGACAGGCTCGGACAGAGCCAAGCGCAAGGCGACTTCTCTCCTGGAGCATCTCAGTAAGTTGCAGGTGCTCTAG